The genomic window GGGCGGTGCGGTCGGTCATCGGGAGGGAACGCTCCTGGGGGACGGTGCGGTGATCAGGCGGCCGATCTCGGCAGCCGAATACGAGCGGAAGAAGTGGCGGGGGTTGGACAGCAGGGTCTCGGCCATGGCGAGCAGCTGGTCGGCGTACTCGGTGACGGTGCCGGGCCACTGCCGGGTGTCGAGCATCCAGGGGGCGGCTCCCTCGGGCAAGGGGGCACGGCCTTCTCGTATGAGGGATTTCGAGAGCTTGGCGCCGGTGTCGGTGACGACCTGGGGGCAGAACAGGCGGGCCGGGAGCTGGGCGCGCGCGAGGCCCACGGCCTGGAGGGCCTCGTCGATGAGGTGGGAGCCGAAGACCCAGTCGCCGCCCTTGACCATGACGTGCAGGGTGCCCTGGGGGCTGGTCAGGGCGAGTTCCTTGACCAGGTTGCGGTAGAGGGTGGCCAGGTCAAGGTAGCCGCCGGCGGTGGGCGTGATGGTGGCCTCGTACGGGCCGTGGTGGAGGCAGATGGCGGAGACTTTCGCCGATTCGGGGTCGGTGAGGTGGACCCGTGTGCGTTCGGCGTGCTTCTCGGCCCAGCCGCAGTCGGGGTGCGGGCAGGGGACGCGGAGGTGTGGGGTCCCGGTGGAAGGGGCCAGCCACCAGCGGGCTGCGTCGATGCGCGGGAGGAGCCGGAGCCAAGTGCGGCGGTAGTGCTCGCCGGCCTGCTGCTGGCTGTACGTCTCGATGCGGTGAGGGATGCCCAGGCGCCTGGACAGGGCGGTGAAGAGCGGTTGGTGGAGGGCGGTGACGAGGTCGAGCAGGGCCTGCTCGCCGAGGGCCTGGGAGTAGGCGCGCTGGTAGTGGTGGCCGTTGGCCGGGTCGGTCGCCAGCTCGTACGGGGCGTTGTCGAGGGCGCTGAAGAGCACCTCGGTGGGGAGACCGAAGCGGTCGCGCAGCCGGGCGGCCATGGCGAAGGCCAGGGACTGTACGAGCGAGGTGCCGATGTGCGGGGCGCCGTTGATCTGGGTGCCGACGACCAGAACGATCCGCTCGGGCGGGCTGGCGAGGATGCGTGGGGTCAGGACGTCCTCGGCGTGGTGGAGGGCGTTGGCGAGAACGGTGTTCGGTGAGACGGGATGGGTGGTCACGAGGTGTCTCCCTGGGGGCCGGTGGTGTGGGGCGGCAGGGGCGCGGCCCCGTTCTTGGCACGGTCGAATGCGGCCCAGACGCACTTTCCGGGGCCCGTCCGGTCCTTTACGCCCCAGCTGTCGGCGGTCGCGGCGACGATCAGCAAACCGCGGCCGTCGACGGCGGACTCCTCGGGAACGCGCTGCGTCGGCCTGTTCTCGCCGCTGTCGTGGACCTCGATCCGCAGCCCCTCATCGAGGGACTCGACGCGTACGAGGACCAGCCGGCCCACGGGCACCCCGTGAAGCACGGCGTTGGTGACAAGCTCCGAGGTGCACAGCCGCATGTCGTCGAGACGGGCGGTCTCGCCCCATTCGGTCAGGGTGGCGGCGACGAAGTCGCGAGCGGTACGCGGCGTGGTCCGGCGGCGGGGGAACAGCGTGGTGCGGTGCCGACCTGTGCCCGGAAGGAGATCTGGGGCGGCGTCGGTCGCCTCGTTGGTGAGTCTGCTTGCCATGGTCAACAGCAAAGCGACTTAACTCATTTGGGTCGGGAGCCAGCACGGGGGCCAAGACGGGGGCGACTATGGGGGCCAGAGGTCACGTGTTCCTGGGGGACGGCATGGGCGACACCGGGATCGGAGCCTTGCTCGTCCGGCTGCGCACCGCGCGCGGCTGGAGCCAGCAGAGGGTTGCCGACGAGTACAACGCCCTGGAGGGGCGCTCCGCCAAGACCGGCAAGGAGATCGGGCGGTACGAGCGCGAAGCGCGAGTTCCCGTTCCCTACGCCCGGAAGTACCTGGCGCAGCTCTTCGGTGTCGATGTTGCCGTGCTCGACCATGCTGTTGCCGTCAGCAAGGGGCAGCGGGACGGCTCCGATGCCGCCGAGGTGGAGATCGTGCCGCCGGTGCTGCCGCCCGAGAACACCCATGTCCGTGGAGACCCACTCTCCGAGGACGCGGTGCGGTCGGCGGACTTCGCCCGCTTCATCGCGCAGCGGAACGCCGACGAGTTCGTCGTGGAGCAGCTGGAGGCAGACGTCGGCCGGCTCGCCCGTACGTACGTCAGCCACCCGTTGATGGAGCAGTACGTCGAGATCAGGCGGTTACGGGATGGGGCCTTCGAGCTGCTGCGCGGGCGCCAGCACCCCCGGCAGACCACTGACCTCTACCTCTCCGCTGCTCGCCTCTGCGGCCTGTCCGCGCACGTCTGCCTTGACCTTGGCGCCTACGACTCCGCCGCCACCCACGCCCGCACCGCACGGGCCTGTGCCGAGGCGGCGGGGCACGAGGGGATGCTGGCCTGGGTACGGGCCGTGGAGTCGTTAATCGCGTACTGGACAGGGCGGTACGAGCAGGCGGCCCGGCTGGCGCAGGCCGGTCGGCGGCACAGGGCGAACGGCAGCATCGGTGCACGGCTGGCGAGTCTGGAGGCGCGGGCATTGGCGATAGTCGGCGACTCGGCAGGTGCGCTCGCTGCCCTGTCGGATGCCGAAAGATCGCGCGAGGCGATCTCGGGTCGGGACGAGGTACTGGGAGTCTTCGACTTCCCTGCGGCCAAGCAGTTTGCGTACGCCGGAACGACCCTTCTGGCCGTGGGCGGGCAGGAACACGTCCAGCGGGCCATCGTCAGCGCGGAGACAGCGATCCGCCTCTATCGCAGCGCGGACGGAGACGACCAGTCGGTTGGTGACCTGTTCGCCGCGCACCTCGATCTCGCCCGCGGGCACATGCTCCTGGGCGACCTGGATGGCACGGAGGAGATGCTCGGCTTCGTGCTCCAGTCCTCGCCGGAGCGCATGTCGGCCAGCATCGTGCGCCGGCTCACCGTTCTCGGGCGGGAGTTGGAAGGGGCGCAGTACGGTGGAGCCGCGCAGGCAGTGCACCTGCGCGAACGACTCCAGCACACGGCCGTCCGTGCGTCCCTGCCCGCCGCCCACCCTCCGGAGTTGCCGCCGTGACCGATCTGTCCGCTGCCCACGATGCCGCCGTCACCGACCGGACCCGCCTGGCGGGTAGCGCTTACAACGGAGACCAGGACCTGGCCGCTCGGCAGTCGCTCTACCAGTGGCAGACACCCCGGTACGACCTTCCCGGCCTCATCGCCGCGCGGCTGGGCGACGTGCGCGGGCGCATCGTCGATATCGGCTGCGGCAACGGCAAGTTCATCCAGCGGCTCCGCCAGGACCGCCCGGACCTGTCCCTGCTCGGCCTCGACGTCGCTCCCGGCATCCTTGCCGGCGTCTCCGGCCCGGTCGCCGTGGCGGATGCCACGAGGCTTCCGCTGGCGGCGGGGAGCGTCGACGCGGCTCTCGCGCTCCACATGCTGTACCACGTGCCCGACATTCCCCAGGCGGTCAGGGAGCTGGCTCGGGTCGTGGCGAGCGACGGGCTGGTGGTCGCCTCCACCAACAGCGACCGCGACAAGGCCGAACTAGACGACCTCTGGCAGCGGGCCGCCGGCGACGTCCTCGGCATCGAGCGCGGTCCGGCCAGGATTTCGCTCAGTGCCCGCTTCTCCCTGGAGAAGGCTCCGGCTTTCCTCGGTGAGGAGTTCAGCCAGGTGGAGGACGTCGAACTGCCGGGGACCATCACGGTCCACGACCCCGAGCCTGTCATCGCCCACATGGCTTCGTACCGCGCCTGGGCGGATCAGCACGACGTGCCCTTCGACGCGACCATCGATCGCGCCCGCACACTCGTTGCCGACCACATCGTCCGCTACGGCGCGTACGAGATCACCTGCCTTGGAGGGATCCTCGTCTGCCGCCGCTGAGATCAGTCCAGCGGCGGCCAAGGCCCGTCCAGCAGGCCGCCCGCCTCCTCGACGATCTGTTCCGCCAGGTGTTCCCGGTCTCCCTGTCGGATCGCCGTCCAGTCGTTGTAGGCGTCGGCTTTTTCGACCAGTGGCTTGAGCAGTCATCCTCTGCGATCTCGGCACCGGAACGCGTAGGACCCATGACCTCGCCGAAATGCAGCAGGCCGTCGGTTCCATCCTGAGCCCGGTCCAAGCTCAGGCCGGGCCTACCGCCTTGCCTGACCTGCGGATCGGCGGGCCAAGAACGTTGTCGACCTCCGTGGCCGCGACGTCGAGAAGTTCCTCGCCGAACAGGCAGAGAGACCCTTCCCAGGGATGTCCGAAGCTGCCCAAGCGGAAGTCCTCCGCAAGGATGATGAAGTAGTCCCCGTCGGGATACGGGCTCAGCGGCCAGGCCGGTTGCCCAGGACCGCCCACATCTTGCGGTGCGAAGCGGTACGACGGGTGCTGCCAGTCGAGGGCGAACAGAGTGCCTGACGGGCCAGCGCAGGAGGACAGTCCTTGCTCGACGACGGCGACCAGGCGGTCCAGACGCTCGTCATCCGGATCGTTGTCAAGCGCAGCGAGGCTCCAGGTCACCGACGCGACGGGCTCCTCGATGGCCGGCCACTTGAGCGGACTCACACTTGGCTGGAAGTTGAAATCCTCGTAGAAACGGTCCCATACGCGTCGGTGCTCAGCCTCTGGCAGTGTGACCACGGGATCTCCCATCATGCCGCGATCCTATCGATCCGCCTGACGGCCTCTGAGAGATCGTTCACGGAACTGCGGACAGAACCACTTTC from Streptomyces sp. FIT100 includes these protein-coding regions:
- a CDS encoding ATP-binding protein; this encodes MASRLTNEATDAAPDLLPGTGRHRTTLFPRRRTTPRTARDFVAATLTEWGETARLDDMRLCTSELVTNAVLHGVPVGRLVLVRVESLDEGLRIEVHDSGENRPTQRVPEESAVDGRGLLIVAATADSWGVKDRTGPGKCVWAAFDRAKNGAAPLPPHTTGPQGDTS
- a CDS encoding helix-turn-helix domain-containing protein; this encodes MGDTGIGALLVRLRTARGWSQQRVADEYNALEGRSAKTGKEIGRYEREARVPVPYARKYLAQLFGVDVAVLDHAVAVSKGQRDGSDAAEVEIVPPVLPPENTHVRGDPLSEDAVRSADFARFIAQRNADEFVVEQLEADVGRLARTYVSHPLMEQYVEIRRLRDGAFELLRGRQHPRQTTDLYLSAARLCGLSAHVCLDLGAYDSAATHARTARACAEAAGHEGMLAWVRAVESLIAYWTGRYEQAARLAQAGRRHRANGSIGARLASLEARALAIVGDSAGALAALSDAERSREAISGRDEVLGVFDFPAAKQFAYAGTTLLAVGGQEHVQRAIVSAETAIRLYRSADGDDQSVGDLFAAHLDLARGHMLLGDLDGTEEMLGFVLQSSPERMSASIVRRLTVLGRELEGAQYGGAAQAVHLRERLQHTAVRASLPAAHPPELPP
- a CDS encoding class I SAM-dependent methyltransferase, with the protein product MTDLSAAHDAAVTDRTRLAGSAYNGDQDLAARQSLYQWQTPRYDLPGLIAARLGDVRGRIVDIGCGNGKFIQRLRQDRPDLSLLGLDVAPGILAGVSGPVAVADATRLPLAAGSVDAALALHMLYHVPDIPQAVRELARVVASDGLVVASTNSDRDKAELDDLWQRAAGDVLGIERGPARISLSARFSLEKAPAFLGEEFSQVEDVELPGTITVHDPEPVIAHMASYRAWADQHDVPFDATIDRARTLVADHIVRYGAYEITCLGGILVCRR
- a CDS encoding DUF2716 domain-containing protein, which produces MMGDPVVTLPEAEHRRVWDRFYEDFNFQPSVSPLKWPAIEEPVASVTWSLAALDNDPDDERLDRLVAVVEQGLSSCAGPSGTLFALDWQHPSYRFAPQDVGGPGQPAWPLSPYPDGDYFIILAEDFRLGSFGHPWEGSLCLFGEELLDVAATEVDNVLGPPIRRSGKAVGPA